In Gossypium raimondii isolate GPD5lz chromosome 12, ASM2569854v1, whole genome shotgun sequence, a single window of DNA contains:
- the LOC105763781 gene encoding putative disease resistance RPP13-like protein 1: MEVIVSGVADALLSACFRSLCETLLSPDFHKFSREEQLVAELNKWQNLLLKLNASLEDAEEKQITTRSVKLWLGDLQDVAFDAEDVVDELATEALRRKQMKHTLSSPSTTKVWNFFPSCFRAINPHAIKFDGKMKSRIQEITAKFDELVARKNDFSLEEIGRGRSEKVFQSCTTSLVDESRVYGRKSDKDAIVNLLIDGREMNKGDIGVVSIVGMGGVGKTTLAQLVYKDVRIKTSFELRAWVCVSEEFDLLRVTKTLLHAIASDIGELRDLNSLQEQLEKKLLGRTFLIILDDMWNENYELWDILCRPFAAGAAGSKILVTTRNEPVAAVVANCRGYALKELSYDDCLSILTSHALGAKNFDEYPNLRLVGEQIVKRCKGLPLVAKALGGLLRTKVNEGEWKDILMSKIWDLPEEKIDIMPALRLSYLHLPSHLKRCFVYCAIFPKDYEFDKDELVQLWVAEGFLQQPKGGTQMEDLGLKCFNELLSRSFFQQSNSSQTRFVMHDLINDLAKSVSREICFNFEDMDMLKSDELCRAVEKFRYLAFTREQYDITKRFEVLCRMKKLRTLIALPTCMPTWAACCYLSGDVLQNMLHRLRCLRVLSLSGYSITELPHSIGDFKQLRYLNLSRSRIKQLPQSVGFLLNLQTLKLQGCEELTKLPPVIQNLVRLHVLDLTGTSNLQEMPFKVGNLKNLQILSKLIVDKGIGSAVSELRGLLHLRGELSILGLENVTDFQDVSNAYLKDKDGLTELNLQWSDESLNSQNEEGQMHVLERLLPHKNLEKLRIRFYGGRMFPSWLGDPSSTNIAFLELYNCRRSTSLPSLGRLPSLKKLSIIGMYRLQKVDAMFYGHGSPCIKPFPSLEFLRFKDMLEWIYWSSPSQANEALEEFPCLRELVVENCPNLGGMLPPRFLSLVKLVIKRCPNLKASPMNSPSLNELNVEDSNEELRGSILQHPQNGAVQFPGFSSNCIGLTSLWKKGAILWNIAALERLKIKGCSQFVPLAENECVFTSLKDLQIEACPNLACFPQTGFLPKLKHLKLKDCRGLKSLPSTIMIHNCPLEELEIESCPALTCFPSGRLPTTLRRLKIRFCQALISLPKGLMQTDNSSSSISHLENLEIIDCPSLISFPKGKFPSSLKILKIWKIFHLESLSDWMLPKNSSLEFISIIDCTTMESMPECLNSLTHLTELNLQSCPALKCFPEMGLQLPNLRKFEVCECSSLRSLPSQMLRLTSLQYLTISECPCLLSFPKGGLPLNLLALVIWNCKNLEQPISEWNLHNLVSLRDLTIAGAPDMVSFPDEMRPLPTSLMYIYISSLHNLQSLSEGLHNLTMIKELEICDCPKLQRLPKAGLPAELGRFCIRDCQLLKQRCLKDKGAYWPMIAHIPCLEIETPDD; this comes from the coding sequence ATGGAAGTTATTGTGTCTGGTGTTGCTGATGCTCTGCTCTCTGCTTGCTTCCGCTCCCTCTGTGAAACTCTGTTGTCCCCCGACTTCCATAAATTCTCACGGGAGGAGCAACTTGTAGCCGAATTGAATAAGTGGCAGAATTTGCTGCTTAAACTGAACGCCTCGCTTGAGGATGCCGAAGAAAAGCAAATCACAACTCGATCTGTCAAACTTTGGCTCGGGGACTTACAGGATGTTGCCTTTGATGCCGAAGATGTTGTTGACGAACTTGCCACCGAGGCTTTGCGGCGGAAACAAATGAAGCACACTCTGTCTTCACCAAGCACCACTAAGGTATGGAACTTCTTTCCATCTTGTTTCCGTGCTATCAATCCACATGCTATTAAGTTTGATGGGAAGATGAAGTCCCGAATACAAGAAATTACTGCAAAGTTTGATGAGTTAGTGGCACGAAAGAATGATTTCAGTTTAGAAGAGATTGGTAGAGGGAGGTCTGAGAAAGTATTTCAGAGTTGCACCACTTCTCTTGTTGACGAGTCTCGTGTTTATGGTAGGAAAAGTGATAAAGATGCCATTGTAAACTTGTTGATAGATGGCAGAGAGATGAATAAAGGTGATATTGGTGTGGTTTCCATTGTAGGTATGGGAGGAGTAGGTAAAACTACTCTTGCTCAGTTAGTTTATAAGGACGTGAGAATTAAGACTTCATTTGAGTTGAGAGCTTGGGTTTGTGTCTCTGAGGAATTTGATTTGCTGAGGGTGACAAAGACCTTGCTTCATGCTATTGCTTCTGATATTGGCGAGTTAAGGGATTTAAATTCACTTCAAGAGCAGCTAGAGAAGAAGCTGCTGGGAAGAACGTTTTTGATCATTTTAGATGACATGTGGAATGAGAATTATGAACTTTGGGATATTCTATGCAGACCCTTTGCAGCAGGGGCTGCTGGAAGTAAAATACTGGTCACAACTCGGAATGAACCAGTTGCAGCAGTTGTAGCTAACTGCAGGGGATACGCTTTGAAGGAACTGTCGTATGATGATTGTCTCTCAATATTAACTTCTCATGCTTTAGGAGCCAAAAATTTCGATGAATACCCGAATTTAAGATTGGTTGGCGAACAAATAGTGAAGAGATGCAAAGGGTTGCCACTTGTAGCTAAGGCCTTGGGAGGTCTGCTTCGCACTAAAGTTAATGAGGGTGAATGGAAGGACATATTGATGAGCAAGATATGGGATTTGCCTGAagaaaaaattgacataatgCCAGCTTTGAGGCTAAGCTATCTTCAtcttccttcccatttgaaacGATGCTTTGTTTATTGCGCTATATTTCCAAAGGACTATGAATTTGACAAGGATGAGCTGGTTCAATTGTGGGTGGCGGAGGGTTTCTTACAACAACCTAAAGGAGGGACACAAATGGAGGATTTAGGTTTGAAATGTTTTAATGAGTTACTCTCGCGATCATTTTTCCAGCAGTCAAACAGCAGCCAAACACGATTTGTGATGCATGACCTCATAAATGATTTAGCTAAATCTGTTTCTAGAGAAATATGCtttaattttgaggatatgGATATGCTTAAGAGTGATGAGTTATGCAGAGCTGTTGAAAAGTTTCGCTATTTAGCCTTCACTCGTGAACAGTACGACATCACAAAAAGATTTGAAGTCCTTTGTCGAATGAAGAAATTAAGAACGTTGATTGCATTACCAACTTGTATGCCTACTTGGGCTGCATGTTGCTATTTAAGTGGTGATGTCTTGCAGAATATGCTGCATAGGTTGAGATGCTTAAGAGTGCTATCCTTGAGTGGTTATTCCATCACTGAGCTACCCCATTCCATTGGTGATTTCAAGCAATTGCGCTACCTGAATTTGTCTCGCAGTAGAATTAAACAGTTACCTCAATCTGTGGGTTTTCTTCTCAACTTGCAAACCTTGAAATTGCAAGGGTGCGAGGAACTTACCAAGTTGCCACCGGTTATCCAAAATCTGGTGAGACTTCATGTTCTTGATCTTACCGGTACTAGTAATTTACAGGAGATGCCATttaaggttggaaatttgaagaATCTTCAGATTTTGTCCAAATTAATTGTAGACAAGGGCATTGGATCTGCTGTTAGTGAATTGAGGGGCTTGTTACATCTACGGGGGGAGCTCTCCATTTTGGGGTTGGAAAATGTTACAGATTTCCAAGATGTTAGCAATGCATATCTCAAGGACAAGGATGGTTTAACTGAGTTGAATTTGCAATGGAGCGATGAGTCCCTTAACTCCCAAAATGAGGAAGGTCAAATGCACGTTCTTGAAAGGCTGCTACCTCATAAAAATCTGGAGAAGCTGAGAATTCGGTTCTATGGTGGTAGAATGTTCCCTTCTTGGTTGGGTGATCCTTCATCGACTAACATAGCATTCTTAGAACTCTATAACTGCAGAAGGAGCACATCACTTCCATCACTTGGGAGACTGCCCTCACTAAAAAAATTGTCCATAATTGGAATGTATAGATTGCAGAAGGTGGATGCTATGTTTTATGGACATGGTTCCCCATGTATTAAGCCTTTTCCATCACTGGAATTTCTACGGTTTAAGGATATGTTGGAATGGATATACTGGTCTTCTCCTAGTCAAGCTAATGAAGCCTTGGAAGAATTTCCTTGTCTCCGTGAGCTGGTGGTAGAGAATTGTCCCAACTTGGGTGGAATGTTACCTCCTCGTTTTCTTTCTCTTGTGAAACTTGTAATTAAGCGTTGCCCAAATTTAAAAGCTTCACCGATGAATTCCCCGTCTCTTAATGAGTTAAATGTGGAAGATTCCAATGAAGAGTTGCGGGGTAGCATTCTTCAGCATCCTCAAAACGGGGCTGTGCAGTTTCCAGGTTTCAGTTCCAACTGCATTGGATTAACATCATTATGGAAAAAGGGTGCTATTTTGTGGAATATTGCTGCTCTTGAGCGTCTGAAAATTAAGGGATGTTCACAGTTTGTGCCATTGGCTGAAAATGAGTGTGTCTTTACATCTCTTAAGGATTTGCAAATTGAGGCATGTCCAAATCTTGCATGCTTTCCCCAGACAGGTTTCCTTCCCAAGTTAAAACATCTTAAGCTCAAAGATTGTCGGGGTCTAAAGTCTCTGCCAAGTACAATTATGATACATAATTGTCCTCTCGAAGAATTGGAGATTGAAAGTTGTCCCGCTCTCACATGCTTTCCAAGTGGCAGGTTACCTACCACACTTAGACGTTTAAAAATCAGGTTCTGTCAAGCTCTAATTTCTCTACCAAAGGGACTGATGCAGACTGATAACAGCTCGAGCAGCATATCTCATCTTGAGAACTTGGAGATCATTGATTGCCCTTCTCTCATTTCATTTCCAAAAGGCAAATTTCCCAGCAGCCTTAAAATACTTAAGATATGGAAAATATTTCATTTGGAATCCCTTTCAGATTGGATGCTGCCCAAAAATTCATCGCTTGAGTTCATTAGTATCATTGATTGCACGACCATGGAAAGCATGCCTGAGTGCCTAAACAGTCTCACTCATCTGACGGAATTAAACTTACAAAGCTGTCCTGCTCTAAAATGCTTCCCAGAAATGGGCCTGCAACTTCCCAACCTCCGAAAATTTGAAGTCTGTGAGTGCAGTAGTCTCCGGTCCCTTCCTTCTCAGATGCTAAGGCTGACCTCTCTTCAATATCTAACAATTAGTGAGTGCCCTTGTCTTTTGTCCTTTCCAAAAGGTGGCTTGCCTTTGAACCTATTGGCTCTTGTGATCTGGAACTGTAAAAATCTTGAGCAGCCCATCTCAGAGTGGAACCTGCACAATCTAGTCTCTCTCAGGGATTTGACCATTGCTGGTGCACCAGATATGGTTTCCTTTCCAGATGAAATGCGTCCGCTTCCCACAAGtctaatgtatatatatatatcaagccTTCATAATTTGCAATCTCTGTCTGAGGGGCTCCATAATCTGACCATGATTAAAGAGCTGGAAATCTGTGATTGTCCTAAGCTTCAACGGTTACCAAAGGCAGGCTTACCTGCAGAACTTGGAAGATTTTGTATCAGGGACTGTCAACTTCTAAAACAACGTTGTTTGAAGGATAAAGGGGCATATTGGCCTATGATAGCTCACATTCCTTGTCTGGAAATAGAAACTCCTGATGATTAA
- the LOC105763782 gene encoding uncharacterized protein LOC105763782, with the protein MTQKGNLFKGQKKQKTIPPNRHGKVPHIRKGKRVVKPSKMTKEMDADRELTKFINHCNEIKAATVANKDGGQLSIVKPPPESSGNVKE; encoded by the exons ATGACGCAGAAAGGAAATCTGTTCAAGGGGCAAAAAAAGCAGAAAACAATCCCTCCCAATCGCCATGGAAAAGTTCCTCACATTCGCAAAG GTAAGAGAGTGGTCAAACCATCGAAGATGACAAAAGAGATGGACGCTGATCGA GAGTTGACCAAGTTCATAAATCACTGCAATGAGATAAAAGCAGCCACCGTTGCTAACAAGGATGGAGGCCAACTAAGTATTGTGAAGCCACCTCCAGAATCTTCTGGTAATGTGAAGGAATAG